One Gottschalkia purinilytica genomic window carries:
- a CDS encoding peroxiredoxin — MNRLVGRPAPDFSLPTALGNGEDFGQSKLNDYKGKWLVLFFYPLDFTFIUPTEITAFSERYEEFQKLGAEILGVSTDSEHSHKAWINGSLGKLNFPLASDKTRKASEDYGVLIEEEGIAIRGLFIIDPEGVIRYSVTHDLNVGRNVEESIRVLKALQTGGLCPINWNEGDDLL, encoded by the coding sequence ATGAACAGATTAGTTGGAAGACCAGCACCAGATTTCTCTTTACCAACAGCATTAGGTAACGGAGAAGATTTTGGTCAATCAAAATTAAATGATTATAAGGGAAAATGGTTAGTATTATTCTTCTATCCATTAGACTTTACTTTTATTTGACCTACAGAAATAACAGCCTTTAGTGAAAGGTATGAAGAATTTCAAAAACTAGGAGCAGAGATACTAGGAGTGAGTACAGATAGTGAACACTCACATAAAGCATGGATTAATGGAAGTTTAGGAAAGCTGAATTTTCCATTAGCATCAGATAAAACTAGAAAAGCTTCAGAAGATTATGGAGTACTTATTGAAGAGGAAGGAATTGCTATAAGAGGATTATTTATTATAGATCCGGAAGGAGTAATAAGATATTCAGTAACACATGATCTAAATGTTGGTAGAAATGTAGAAGAGTCAATACGTGTACTAAAAGCATTACAAACTGGTGGATTATGTCCAATTAACTGGAATGAAGGAGACGACCTTTTATAA
- a CDS encoding peroxiredoxin, producing the protein MERLVGRPAPDFNLTTALGSGEDFGKATLSDYRGKWLVLFFYPLDFTFVCPTEITAFSDRYSDFQKAGAEVLGVSIDSEHSHKAWINGDLGKLSFPLGSDITKNVARQYGVLIEEEGIALRGLFIIDPEGQVRYSVVHDLNVGRNVDETLRVLKALQTGGLCPINWNEGEDLL; encoded by the coding sequence ATGGAAAGATTAGTTGGAAGACCAGCACCAGATTTTAATTTAACAACAGCATTAGGTAGCGGAGAAGACTTTGGTAAGGCAACACTAAGTGACTACAGAGGAAAATGGCTTGTATTATTCTTTTATCCATTAGACTTTACATTTGTATGTCCTACAGAAATTACAGCTTTTAGTGACAGATATTCAGATTTCCAAAAAGCAGGAGCAGAAGTATTAGGAGTAAGTATAGACAGTGAACACTCACATAAAGCATGGATTAATGGAGATTTAGGAAAATTAAGCTTTCCATTAGGTTCAGACATAACTAAAAATGTAGCAAGACAGTACGGAGTACTTATAGAAGAAGAAGGAATCGCATTAAGAGGATTATTCATTATAGATCCAGAAGGTCAAGTAAGATATTCAGTGGTACATGACTTAAATGTTGGTAGAAATGTAGATGAAACACTACGTGTATTAAAAGCATTACAAACTGGTGGATTATGTCCAATTAACTGGAATGAAGGAGAAGATCTTTTATAG
- a CDS encoding NUDIX hydrolase: MNINDIVKKFENRKRESIENKKSYSVLLPLIDIEGDWHVLFEVRSKSLKTQPNEISLPGGKVEKHETFKEAAIRETHEELNIDIDKIKVIGKLDYIVFPYDMTIYGYVGILENIEFNKINYNRLETDHIFTVPLSFFIENPPLKYNVEYKMKLQDDFPYYLIQDGKRYKWRKRKESIYFYEYNDYVIWGITATFIKNFIDVISI; the protein is encoded by the coding sequence GTGAATATAAATGATATAGTTAAGAAATTTGAAAATAGGAAAAGAGAGAGCATTGAGAATAAAAAAAGTTATTCTGTATTATTACCATTGATAGATATAGAAGGAGATTGGCATGTATTATTTGAAGTAAGATCGAAAAGCTTAAAGACTCAGCCTAATGAAATATCTTTACCAGGAGGAAAAGTAGAAAAACATGAAACTTTTAAAGAGGCAGCAATTAGAGAAACTCATGAGGAACTTAATATTGATATAGATAAAATAAAAGTAATTGGAAAACTTGACTATATAGTATTCCCTTATGATATGACTATTTATGGATATGTAGGAATACTAGAAAATATTGAATTTAATAAAATAAACTATAATAGATTAGAAACAGATCATATATTTACAGTACCACTAAGTTTTTTTATAGAAAATCCACCACTTAAGTATAATGTAGAATATAAAATGAAGTTACAAGATGATTTTCCATATTACTTAATACAAGATGGGAAAAGATATAAATGGAGAAAACGTAAAGAATCAATTTATTTTTATGAGTATAACGATTATGTAATATGGGGAATAACTGCTACATTTATTAAGAATTTTATAGATGTTATATCAATCTAA
- a CDS encoding MATE family efflux transporter, which produces MDRSKQLGEESIGKLLINFSIPAIVGMVVNAVYNIVDRIFIGRFIGDMGLAGVVIAYPIMLIIMAFAMLIGFGATSLISIKLGEGKQDEAESILGNAFTLMIIFPLVLTAVGLFFLDDILVLFGASKNVLPYAEQYLSIILIGAVFQTIGFGMNNFIRSEGNPKVAMGTMLVGAIINTILDPILISVVGLGIKGAALATILAQLASAIWVLYYFFSGNSLLKVRKPYLKLKSKLVSNILALGSAQFAIQLANSLIILLFNRALIRHGGDLAISAYGIINSISTMILMPIFGINQGSQPIVGYNYGARKYDRVKKTLKLSITGATIIVLIGFAVSMLFPEQLVSLFSKGNKELTKLASNGMRLFFLMYPVIGFQIVASNYFQATGKPKQALFLSMSRQVIVLIPAILILPNIFGLNGIWAAGPTADFLASLLTGTFLILDLKNLDRMKNQNQFL; this is translated from the coding sequence TAAACTTCTCTATACCAGCAATAGTAGGTATGGTAGTAAACGCAGTCTATAACATAGTAGACAGAATATTTATTGGAAGATTTATAGGTGATATGGGTTTAGCTGGTGTTGTAATTGCTTATCCAATAATGCTTATAATAATGGCTTTTGCAATGCTTATAGGATTTGGTGCTACTTCTCTTATATCCATTAAATTAGGAGAAGGTAAACAAGATGAAGCTGAATCAATATTAGGTAATGCTTTTACATTAATGATTATATTTCCATTAGTATTAACTGCAGTAGGTTTATTTTTCTTAGATGATATTTTAGTACTATTTGGAGCTAGTAAAAATGTTTTACCTTATGCAGAACAATATTTAAGTATAATACTAATAGGTGCTGTATTTCAAACTATTGGATTTGGTATGAATAACTTTATAAGATCTGAAGGAAATCCTAAAGTAGCAATGGGTACTATGTTAGTAGGTGCTATTATTAATACCATACTAGACCCTATACTTATTTCTGTAGTCGGACTAGGTATAAAAGGAGCTGCATTAGCAACTATATTAGCACAATTAGCTTCTGCAATTTGGGTATTATACTATTTCTTCTCTGGAAATAGCTTACTTAAAGTTAGAAAACCTTATTTGAAACTAAAATCAAAACTTGTTAGCAACATATTAGCTTTGGGTTCAGCACAATTTGCTATACAATTAGCAAATAGTTTGATTATATTATTATTTAATAGAGCATTAATAAGACATGGCGGAGATTTAGCAATTTCAGCATATGGGATCATAAACAGTATTTCTACTATGATTTTAATGCCTATATTTGGTATTAACCAAGGATCTCAGCCTATAGTTGGATATAACTATGGTGCTAGAAAATATGATAGAGTTAAGAAAACCTTAAAACTATCAATTACTGGTGCTACAATAATAGTTTTAATTGGATTTGCAGTAAGCATGTTATTCCCTGAACAACTAGTAAGTTTATTTAGTAAAGGAAATAAAGAATTAACAAAATTAGCTTCTAATGGAATGCGATTATTCTTTCTAATGTACCCTGTAATAGGATTCCAAATAGTTGCTTCAAACTATTTCCAAGCAACTGGAAAACCAAAACAAGCCCTTTTCTTGAGTATGTCAAGACAAGTTATAGTACTTATACCAGCTATCTTAATACTACCAAATATCTTTGGTCTAAATGGTATATGGGCTGCAGGTCCAACTGCTGACTTCCTAGCTTCACTTTTAACAGGTACTTTTTTAATACTAGACCTTAAAAATCTTGATAGAATGAAAAATCAAAATCAATTCTTATAG